In Blastopirellula sp. J2-11, a single genomic region encodes these proteins:
- a CDS encoding thiazole synthase, producing MSIAETTPFDGSLKIGTHVLKSRLIVGTGKYETFEVMQQALELSGADCLTVAVRRERLYDPHGRNILDYIDLDRYTLLPNTAGCYNARDAVRTARLGREILEGLENPGADWVKLECLADTKTLLPHPVETLDACEQLVKDGFQVLCYTTDDPVIARRLKDLGAAAVMPAGSPIGSGQGILNPNNIRICLEYLKDGDPDYPVIVDAGVGAASDVAVAMELGVDGVLLNTAIAHAEDPLRMAVAMKCGIEAGRLSYLAGRIPKRLYASASSPEEGVIGQKPAPRWEAAHD from the coding sequence ATGAGCATCGCAGAAACGACGCCATTTGATGGGTCGCTGAAGATCGGCACGCACGTCCTGAAGTCGCGTCTGATCGTCGGCACCGGCAAGTACGAGACGTTTGAAGTGATGCAACAAGCGCTCGAACTCTCTGGCGCCGATTGTCTGACCGTCGCCGTCCGTCGCGAGCGTTTGTACGATCCGCACGGCCGCAACATCCTCGACTACATCGATCTCGATCGCTATACGCTGCTGCCCAACACGGCCGGCTGCTACAACGCCCGCGACGCGGTCCGCACCGCGCGCTTGGGTCGCGAGATCTTAGAAGGTCTTGAGAACCCCGGAGCTGACTGGGTAAAGCTCGAATGCCTGGCCGACACCAAGACGTTGTTGCCGCATCCGGTCGAAACGCTCGACGCCTGCGAGCAATTGGTGAAGGACGGCTTTCAGGTCCTGTGCTACACGACCGATGATCCGGTCATCGCGCGGCGGCTAAAAGACCTGGGCGCCGCGGCGGTCATGCCGGCCGGCAGTCCAATCGGGTCAGGGCAGGGGATCCTCAACCCCAACAACATCCGCATCTGTCTCGAGTATCTGAAAGATGGCGATCCCGACTATCCGGTAATCGTCGACGCCGGCGTCGGCGCCGCGAGCGATGTGGCGGTTGCGATGGAACTGGGCGTCGACGGCGTCCTGCTCAATACGGCGATCGCGCATGCCGAAGATCCGCTTCGCATGGCGGTCGCCATGAAGTGCGGCATCGAAGCAGGCCGCTTGTCCTATTTGGCCGGACGGATTCCGAAACGACTCTACGCTTCGGCCAGCAGTCCCGAAGAAGGAGTCATCGGACAAAAACCAGCGCCTCGCTGGGAAGCGGCGCACGACTAA
- a CDS encoding NAD(P)-dependent alcohol dehydrogenase: MSDVIHAFAAHSAGAPLEPFEYDPGPLLDNQVEVAVTHCGICHSDLSMVENEWGMTAFPLVPGHEASGVVAAMGSQVKGLKIGQRVGVGWQAGSCMSCPQCMGGDHNLCAQSAATIVGRHGGFADRVRCDWQFAIPLPDSLEAADAGPLFCGGVTVFNPMLQYGLLPMHRIGVIGIGGLGHMALQFANKWGCEVTAFTSSDSKREEALQLGAHNVVNSRDSDAMSKLAGSLDYILSTVNVSLDWPVILNALAPKGKLMVVGAVLEPIPIPAMSIIMAQRSVCGSPIGSPTTIAKMLDFCARHKIAPQTETFPMSKVNDALEHLKAGKARYRIVLENDIAN; encoded by the coding sequence ATGTCTGATGTGATTCATGCTTTCGCTGCGCATTCCGCCGGCGCACCGCTAGAACCATTTGAATACGATCCCGGCCCGTTGCTCGACAATCAGGTCGAGGTCGCTGTCACGCACTGCGGCATTTGCCATTCTGACTTATCGATGGTGGAGAACGAGTGGGGAATGACCGCGTTTCCCCTGGTTCCTGGACACGAAGCGTCTGGCGTTGTCGCCGCGATGGGATCGCAAGTCAAAGGGCTGAAAATCGGCCAGCGCGTCGGCGTTGGTTGGCAAGCAGGCAGTTGCATGTCGTGCCCGCAGTGCATGGGGGGAGATCATAACCTGTGCGCCCAGTCTGCGGCGACCATCGTCGGGCGTCATGGGGGCTTTGCAGATCGTGTGCGCTGCGATTGGCAGTTCGCGATCCCGCTCCCAGATTCGTTGGAAGCGGCGGATGCTGGCCCGCTGTTTTGCGGCGGCGTGACGGTCTTCAATCCGATGTTGCAATACGGCTTGCTGCCGATGCATCGAATCGGCGTGATTGGTATCGGCGGCCTCGGCCACATGGCGCTGCAGTTCGCCAACAAATGGGGATGTGAAGTAACCGCGTTCACATCCAGCGATTCGAAGCGCGAAGAAGCGCTGCAACTGGGCGCACACAACGTCGTGAATTCGCGCGATTCTGACGCGATGTCGAAGTTGGCCGGCTCGCTCGACTATATCCTCTCGACCGTCAACGTTTCGCTCGACTGGCCGGTGATCTTGAACGCTCTAGCGCCTAAGGGAAAACTGATGGTTGTCGGCGCCGTGCTTGAGCCGATTCCAATTCCGGCGATGTCGATTATTATGGCCCAGCGATCGGTTTGCGGTTCACCGATCGGAAGTCCCACGACGATCGCCAAGATGCTCGATTTTTGCGCGCGTCACAAGATTGCCCCGCAGACCGAGACCTTCCCCATGTCGAAGGTCAACGACGCTCTCGAGCATCTGAAGGCGGGTAAGGCGCGTTACCGCATCGTGCTGGAAAACGATATCGCGAATTAG
- a CDS encoding DUF1552 domain-containing protein, with protein sequence MKKPRITRRTVLRGAGAALALPWLEAMGPAAAAGAPAGDIPLRFAALFFPNGVRQEVWTPTETGAGYSLPRQLEPLASVKDDVSVVSGLWNEASANTGDGHYVKDAAWLTGTTITKTTGVNLNSGGRSADQIAAELLGKYTPLPSMELGTEPVSSGVDGTVGYTRVYGAHIAWRTPTQPLAKEINPRLAFDRMTLIASGRAEGRSNRPLLDRVNEDASSLRNKLGSNDRHRLEQYLESVRSLEKRLEMIESTSQNAWQSKVDFSSRTAPAGNPKDHVERTRLMLDMIALAFEADITRVCTFMFGNSVSSINFSFLDGVEGAHHELSHHQGKEEKLAQYERIAKWHVAQYVYLLEKLRSIPEGEGNVLDNSAILFGSALRDGNSHSPHDLPLLVGGKAGGRWKQGQHIASTRDNPMANLLLTMLQAVGSPAKHFSDSSGPIEQLLA encoded by the coding sequence ATGAAGAAGCCAAGAATAACTCGCAGAACCGTGTTGCGCGGTGCAGGCGCCGCACTGGCGTTGCCTTGGCTTGAAGCGATGGGGCCGGCCGCCGCCGCCGGCGCTCCCGCTGGGGATATTCCGCTACGTTTTGCGGCGCTCTTCTTTCCGAACGGCGTGCGCCAGGAAGTTTGGACGCCGACAGAGACCGGCGCCGGATACTCGTTGCCGAGACAGCTAGAACCGTTGGCGAGCGTGAAAGACGACGTCTCGGTCGTGTCAGGCTTGTGGAACGAAGCCAGTGCAAACACCGGCGACGGTCACTATGTGAAAGACGCCGCCTGGCTGACAGGCACGACGATTACGAAGACAACCGGCGTCAATCTCAATAGCGGCGGCCGATCAGCCGACCAGATCGCCGCCGAACTGCTCGGCAAATACACGCCGCTGCCGTCGATGGAACTGGGGACCGAACCGGTCAGCTCCGGCGTAGATGGTACGGTCGGCTATACCCGCGTCTATGGCGCTCACATCGCGTGGCGAACGCCGACGCAGCCGTTGGCGAAAGAGATTAATCCTCGTCTGGCGTTTGATCGGATGACGCTGATCGCCAGCGGCAGAGCGGAAGGACGCTCGAACCGCCCGCTGTTGGATCGTGTCAACGAAGACGCCAGTTCGCTGCGCAACAAATTGGGAAGCAATGATCGTCATCGCTTGGAGCAATATCTGGAGTCGGTCCGTTCGCTGGAGAAGCGGTTGGAGATGATCGAGTCGACGTCGCAAAACGCGTGGCAATCCAAGGTTGACTTCTCCAGTCGAACCGCTCCCGCCGGAAATCCGAAAGATCATGTCGAACGGACGCGGTTGATGCTGGACATGATTGCGTTGGCGTTTGAGGCTGACATCACGCGTGTCTGCACGTTTATGTTTGGCAATTCGGTCAGCTCGATCAATTTCTCCTTTCTTGACGGCGTCGAAGGCGCGCATCACGAACTGTCGCACCACCAGGGGAAAGAGGAGAAATTGGCGCAGTACGAACGGATCGCCAAGTGGCACGTCGCCCAGTACGTCTATCTCCTGGAAAAACTTCGTTCGATTCCGGAAGGGGAAGGCAACGTCCTCGACAACAGCGCCATCCTGTTTGGTTCGGCTCTGCGCGACGGCAATTCGCATAGCCCCCACGATCTGCCGCTGTTGGTAGGCGGAAAAGCCGGTGGGCGATGGAAGCAAGGGCAGCACATCGCATCGACGCGCGATAATCCGATGGCCAACTTGTTGCTGACGATGTTACAGGCCGTTGGTTCGCCGGCGAAGCATTTCTCTGATTCATCGGGACCGATCGAGCAGTTGTTAGCGTAA
- the ggt gene encoding gamma-glutamyltransferase, with translation MLRITALPLSLFMLLNVAWFAQGGNDPTCARTAMVVSQSEIASQVGADVMQSGGNAIDAAVATGFAMAVTHPSAGNIGGGGFLVFRPAEGEPIAFDFREQAPAAAHPQMWLNEKGEYDYERHHESHQAVGVPGTVAGLYLAWKTAGTLPWKSLVEPAVRLAADGFVVRDGLERSLQEQISRFKKYPASLAQFTKAGKPYLAGDTLKQPELAKTLERIRDRGPAGFYEGETARLLVQEMETNRGLITLADMKAYQAKQRTPLIGSYRGYQVIGMPPPSSGGVGVIEMLNILEGFDLRAAGFGSAANLHRMSEAMRRSFADRARYLGDPDFNPEMPVAKLISKAHADELRKTIDETTASISTPESFVWPYESAETTHLSVVDADRNAVSMTYTLEYAYGSAIVVPGAGFLLNNEMGDFNAAPGITTASGLIGTKPNLALPQKRMLSSMSPTILAKDGELFMVTGSPGGRTIINTVLQTVLNVVDHRMNAQEAVDAGRIHHQWLPSRIQFEKQEFSPDTLAILREMGHELYPINKQGAAEVIVVNAKTGQLEGGVDRRRPDGGAVGY, from the coding sequence ATGTTGCGAATTACCGCGCTGCCGCTCTCGCTTTTCATGCTCTTGAACGTCGCTTGGTTTGCGCAGGGGGGGAACGACCCGACTTGCGCCCGCACGGCGATGGTAGTCTCACAGAGCGAGATCGCGTCGCAGGTGGGCGCCGATGTGATGCAATCCGGGGGGAATGCGATCGACGCCGCCGTCGCGACCGGATTCGCGATGGCGGTGACTCATCCGTCCGCGGGAAATATCGGCGGCGGCGGATTCTTGGTCTTTCGCCCTGCCGAAGGAGAGCCGATCGCATTTGACTTTCGCGAACAGGCGCCGGCGGCAGCTCATCCGCAGATGTGGCTGAACGAAAAAGGGGAGTACGACTACGAACGTCATCATGAAAGTCACCAGGCGGTCGGCGTGCCGGGCACGGTTGCCGGTCTGTATTTAGCTTGGAAAACCGCCGGCACGCTTCCCTGGAAAAGTCTCGTTGAGCCGGCGGTCCGACTAGCTGCTGACGGCTTTGTGGTCAGAGATGGATTAGAACGCTCGCTGCAGGAGCAGATTTCGCGATTCAAAAAATATCCAGCGTCGCTGGCGCAATTCACCAAAGCAGGGAAGCCCTATCTAGCTGGTGATACGCTCAAACAGCCGGAACTCGCGAAAACGCTGGAGCGGATTCGAGATCGCGGCCCGGCCGGTTTCTATGAAGGAGAAACGGCCCGCTTGTTGGTCCAGGAGATGGAGACCAACCGCGGACTCATCACGCTGGCGGATATGAAAGCGTATCAGGCCAAACAACGCACGCCGCTGATCGGTTCCTATCGTGGTTACCAAGTGATAGGCATGCCTCCGCCCAGTTCTGGCGGAGTTGGCGTGATCGAGATGCTGAATATTTTGGAAGGGTTTGATCTGCGGGCAGCCGGCTTTGGATCGGCCGCCAATCTGCATCGAATGTCGGAAGCGATGCGTCGCAGCTTCGCCGATCGTGCTCGGTATTTGGGAGATCCAGACTTCAATCCAGAGATGCCGGTCGCCAAATTGATCTCCAAAGCGCATGCCGACGAGCTGCGAAAGACGATTGACGAGACGACGGCGTCGATCTCGACGCCAGAGAGTTTCGTCTGGCCGTATGAGAGCGCCGAGACGACGCATCTCTCGGTGGTCGACGCTGATCGGAATGCGGTTTCGATGACTTACACGCTGGAGTACGCCTATGGCTCGGCGATTGTCGTTCCTGGCGCCGGATTCCTACTAAATAACGAGATGGGAGACTTTAACGCGGCGCCCGGCATCACAACCGCTAGCGGGTTGATCGGCACCAAGCCGAACTTGGCGCTGCCGCAAAAACGCATGCTCTCAAGCATGTCGCCGACCATCCTGGCCAAAGATGGCGAGCTGTTCATGGTGACCGGCAGTCCCGGCGGCCGGACGATCATCAATACCGTGTTGCAGACGGTGTTGAACGTGGTGGACCATCGGATGAACGCCCAGGAAGCGGTCGACGCCGGTCGCATTCATCATCAATGGTTGCCGTCTCGAATTCAGTTTGAGAAGCAGGAATTCTCACCCGACACGTTGGCGATTTTGCGAGAAATGGGGCACGAGCTTTATCCCATCAACAAACAAGGCGCGGCCGAAGTCATCGTGGTCAACGCGAAGACAGGGCAATTAGAAGGTGGCGTTGATCGCCGCCGACCCGATGGCGGTGCGGTCGGGTATTAA
- the thiS gene encoding sulfur carrier protein ThiS yields the protein MKIRVNAADHEAPQDATVADLIAQLGMNPKFVAVELNQQLAPRTRHAEIRLSEGDEIEIVTLVGGG from the coding sequence ATGAAGATCCGCGTGAACGCCGCCGACCACGAAGCGCCGCAAGATGCGACCGTGGCCGATCTGATCGCCCAGTTGGGAATGAATCCCAAGTTTGTTGCGGTCGAACTGAATCAGCAACTTGCTCCTCGCACGCGTCATGCCGAAATCCGGCTGTCCGAAGGGGACGAGATCGAAATCGTCACGCTGGTAGGAGGGGGCTAA
- a CDS encoding FIST N-terminal domain-containing protein encodes MTSSTLKFAAALSTHEATEEAIAQVIREALEQLAAPVDIAFVFVSPQHADKLETIASQLCELLGTENLFGTTGEAIVGVGREIEQAPAISLWLAHLPGVEVTPMHLEFQRTPDGGSFIGWSGKLPLQWPKEATLLLMGEPFSFPADALLARMNEDQPGVPIIGGMASGGHAPGENLLVHGREVKKTGATAIYLHGAVRVRSVVSQGCRPIGEPMVITKSERNEIHLLGGRPPLEIIREIFAQLPTSDQQLVNRGLHIGQVVDEYREKFEPGDFIIRNVIGVNQETGGIAVGDYVRPGQTIQFHVRDENSADADLKQLLATESGGQPLGALVFTCNGRGTRLFSSPNHDAECLQAACGDIPAAGIFAMGELGPIAGQNFMHGFTASLALFEEIEQD; translated from the coding sequence ATGACCTCTTCTACTCTAAAATTCGCCGCTGCTCTCTCGACGCATGAAGCGACCGAAGAAGCGATTGCCCAAGTGATTCGTGAAGCGCTCGAGCAACTCGCCGCGCCGGTCGATATCGCCTTTGTCTTCGTTTCGCCGCAACATGCCGACAAGTTGGAAACGATCGCGTCCCAACTGTGCGAGCTGCTGGGAACCGAAAATCTGTTTGGCACGACCGGCGAAGCGATCGTCGGCGTCGGTCGCGAGATCGAACAAGCCCCCGCGATTTCGCTCTGGCTGGCGCATCTGCCGGGGGTCGAAGTGACGCCGATGCACCTAGAGTTTCAGCGGACGCCCGACGGCGGATCGTTCATCGGTTGGAGCGGAAAATTGCCGCTCCAATGGCCGAAAGAGGCGACGCTGCTGCTGATGGGCGAACCGTTCAGCTTTCCGGCCGACGCGTTGTTGGCCCGCATGAATGAAGACCAGCCCGGCGTGCCGATCATCGGCGGCATGGCGAGCGGCGGACATGCGCCCGGCGAAAACCTGTTGGTGCATGGCCGTGAAGTGAAAAAGACAGGAGCAACCGCGATCTATCTGCATGGCGCGGTCCGCGTACGGAGCGTCGTCTCGCAAGGTTGTCGCCCGATCGGTGAGCCGATGGTGATCACAAAAAGCGAGCGGAACGAAATTCACTTGCTCGGCGGACGGCCTCCGCTGGAGATCATCCGCGAGATCTTCGCCCAACTGCCGACCAGCGATCAACAACTGGTCAATCGCGGGCTCCACATCGGCCAGGTCGTCGATGAGTATCGCGAAAAATTTGAGCCCGGCGATTTCATCATCCGCAACGTGATCGGCGTCAATCAAGAGACCGGCGGCATCGCGGTGGGAGACTACGTCCGCCCTGGTCAAACGATCCAGTTCCACGTCCGCGACGAAAACTCGGCCGACGCCGACCTGAAACAACTGCTGGCGACCGAGTCCGGCGGGCAACCGCTCGGCGCGCTGGTCTTCACCTGCAACGGTCGCGGAACGCGGCTCTTCTCCTCACCCAACCATGACGCCGAGTGTCTACAAGCCGCCTGCGGCGATATCCCGGCTGCCGGGATCTTTGCGATGGGCGAACTGGGGCCGATCGCCGGGCAAAATTTCATGCATGGGTTCACGGCTAGTTTGGCGCTGTTTGAAGAGATTGAGCAGGATTAG
- a CDS encoding vitamin B12-dependent ribonucleotide reductase: MIRQPQSQSHPLEATIPTPLKVSPAFCPVDVESPYNAFAWSRRNAVIQSADGEILFEQLDVEFPEHWSQTAVNIVASKYFFGEQGTAARENSLRQLVERVVRTIADWGVADGYLTPEGGEVFYRDLVWLCLDQAAAFNSPVWFNVGLHQAYGVTGDRAVWRWNPVAMQATCDADAYAYPQASACFIQGVEDDMQSIMSLAASEAMLFKYGSGSGADLSTLRSRCEVLSGGGKPSGPLSFMRVYDQVAGVVKSGGKTRRAAKMQSLKIEHPDILEFIQCKAKEETKARILIEHGGYDADFNGEAYNSILFQNANLSVRVSDPFMEAVERDQSWRTHWITKPINEGPHYPARELLQHMAESAWQCGDPGVQYDTTINAWHTCPQSGRINASNPCSEYMFLDDSACNLASLNLMRFRAAEGTLAAPRFAAACRLLFLAQEILVDHAGYPTAKIAENSHRFRPLGLGYTNLGSLLMASGLPYDSDSARGTCAAITAILHGAALQTSSEIAASRGAFAGFAENRDAMLAVIDKHAAALEEVQSAPANLWQFARELWGQVQIAGQRDGFRNAQATVLAPTGTISFFMDCDTTGIEPELALSKTKRLAGGGSLQIVNRTVQLGLETLGYSSSQIDAIVDHLGSTGSLTGAPHLRENDLPTFDCAFPAEPGGRTISWQAHVQMMAAAQPFLSGAISKTVNMPQEATPSDIAEAYLWGWRLGLKSLSIYRDNSKQSQPLRAGAERPSPAAHAQQPNRERLPETRRSITHKFNVAGHEGYLTVGLYPDGRPGELFITMAKEGSTIGGLIDCFGIACSIALQYGVPLEVLSNKFSHVRFEPMGITSSRETPIAASVVDYIFQWLAKRFRSGYGNDFVETKRDDASTIIVEASEQKHDLQQWSGVGKNVGQHGQGQADRSDIASDTEMPALYPRARKADADPVDGTITAPQVDQETAKTMGGEPWLVNRSEIASRSSIGRPSAQSPSDAPICDRCGGLTVPSGTCYVCRNCGNSLGCS, translated from the coding sequence ATGATCCGCCAGCCGCAATCCCAATCGCATCCCTTGGAAGCGACGATTCCCACGCCGCTCAAGGTCTCTCCGGCCTTCTGTCCGGTCGATGTCGAATCTCCCTACAACGCTTTTGCGTGGAGTCGTCGCAACGCGGTGATACAGTCGGCCGACGGCGAAATCTTGTTTGAGCAGTTGGACGTCGAGTTTCCCGAACATTGGAGCCAGACGGCCGTCAACATTGTCGCCAGTAAGTACTTCTTTGGCGAGCAAGGAACCGCCGCGCGGGAAAATAGTTTGCGACAACTGGTCGAGCGCGTCGTCCGTACGATCGCCGATTGGGGAGTCGCCGACGGTTATTTGACGCCGGAAGGGGGCGAAGTCTTCTATCGCGATCTGGTCTGGCTTTGCCTGGATCAAGCCGCGGCGTTCAACTCGCCGGTTTGGTTTAACGTCGGTCTGCATCAAGCCTATGGAGTGACCGGCGATCGCGCCGTCTGGCGCTGGAATCCCGTCGCGATGCAGGCAACCTGCGACGCTGACGCCTACGCCTATCCGCAAGCGTCGGCCTGTTTTATCCAAGGGGTGGAGGACGACATGCAGTCGATCATGTCGTTGGCCGCCTCTGAAGCGATGCTCTTTAAGTACGGCAGCGGTTCTGGCGCCGATCTATCGACGTTGCGTTCACGGTGTGAAGTACTCTCGGGGGGCGGAAAGCCGTCAGGACCGTTGTCGTTCATGCGCGTCTACGATCAGGTCGCAGGCGTCGTGAAGTCAGGCGGCAAGACGCGCCGCGCAGCGAAGATGCAATCACTCAAGATCGAGCATCCCGACATCCTCGAGTTCATTCAGTGCAAAGCGAAAGAAGAAACGAAGGCCCGCATCCTGATCGAGCATGGCGGTTACGACGCCGATTTCAACGGCGAAGCGTACAACTCAATCCTGTTTCAAAACGCCAACCTTTCGGTCCGTGTCAGCGATCCATTTATGGAAGCGGTCGAGCGCGATCAATCTTGGCGAACGCACTGGATCACGAAGCCGATAAATGAAGGCCCGCACTATCCTGCGCGCGAGTTGCTGCAACACATGGCCGAGTCGGCCTGGCAGTGCGGCGACCCCGGCGTGCAGTACGATACGACGATAAACGCCTGGCATACTTGTCCGCAGTCAGGGCGAATCAACGCGAGCAATCCTTGCTCGGAATATATGTTTCTGGACGACTCGGCCTGCAACCTGGCGAGTCTGAATCTGATGCGATTTCGCGCTGCAGAGGGAACGCTCGCTGCGCCTCGTTTCGCCGCCGCTTGCCGCTTGCTGTTTTTGGCGCAAGAGATCTTGGTCGATCATGCGGGTTATCCGACCGCTAAGATCGCTGAGAACAGCCATCGCTTTCGCCCGCTTGGTTTGGGCTATACGAATCTCGGTTCGTTGCTGATGGCGAGCGGCTTGCCGTACGATAGTGATTCGGCCCGGGGTACCTGCGCCGCGATTACCGCCATCTTGCATGGCGCTGCGCTGCAAACCAGCAGCGAGATCGCCGCATCACGCGGCGCGTTCGCTGGCTTCGCAGAAAACCGCGACGCAATGTTAGCGGTGATCGACAAGCATGCGGCGGCACTGGAAGAAGTGCAAAGCGCTCCGGCCAATTTATGGCAATTTGCCCGAGAGTTGTGGGGACAAGTGCAGATCGCCGGACAGCGCGACGGTTTCCGCAACGCTCAAGCGACAGTCCTGGCGCCGACCGGCACGATCAGCTTTTTTATGGACTGCGATACGACCGGAATTGAACCGGAGTTGGCGCTAAGCAAGACGAAGCGTTTAGCAGGCGGAGGTTCGCTGCAGATCGTCAATCGGACTGTGCAGTTGGGGCTGGAGACGCTCGGTTATTCATCGTCGCAGATCGACGCGATCGTCGACCACTTGGGCAGCACAGGCTCACTCACAGGTGCGCCTCACTTGCGTGAGAACGATCTGCCGACGTTTGATTGCGCATTTCCGGCGGAACCGGGTGGACGAACAATTTCGTGGCAAGCCCATGTCCAGATGATGGCCGCGGCGCAGCCGTTTTTGTCAGGCGCCATTTCCAAGACGGTCAACATGCCGCAGGAAGCGACGCCTAGCGATATTGCCGAAGCGTATCTCTGGGGCTGGCGACTGGGCCTAAAGTCGCTTTCGATCTATCGCGACAACTCGAAACAGAGTCAACCGCTTAGAGCCGGCGCCGAAAGACCATCGCCGGCGGCGCACGCACAGCAACCGAACCGCGAGCGATTGCCGGAGACGCGACGCTCGATCACGCACAAGTTTAACGTCGCCGGACATGAAGGATATTTGACCGTCGGTCTTTATCCAGATGGACGACCCGGCGAGTTGTTTATTACGATGGCGAAAGAAGGCAGCACGATCGGCGGCCTGATCGATTGCTTTGGAATCGCGTGTTCGATTGCGCTGCAATACGGAGTTCCGCTTGAGGTGCTTTCGAACAAATTTTCGCATGTTCGATTCGAACCGATGGGGATCACGTCAAGTCGAGAAACGCCAATTGCCGCAAGCGTTGTTGATTACATATTTCAATGGCTAGCCAAAAGATTTCGAAGCGGGTATGGTAACGACTTCGTGGAAACGAAGCGTGACGACGCATCAACGATAATCGTTGAAGCGTCTGAGCAAAAGCATGATTTGCAGCAGTGGTCCGGCGTGGGGAAAAACGTCGGTCAACATGGTCAGGGACAGGCCGATAGGAGCGATATCGCGTCGGACACGGAGATGCCGGCGTTGTACCCGAGGGCAAGGAAAGCGGATGCCGACCCAGTGGATGGGACAATCACGGCGCCGCAAGTTGACCAGGAAACAGCCAAGACAATGGGGGGCGAACCGTGGCTCGTCAATCGTTCGGAGATCGCTAGTCGATCATCGATCGGCAGGCCCAGCGCGCAGTCGCCTTCAGACGCTCCTATTTGTGATCGTTGCGGTGGTTTGACCGTTCCTAGCGGAACGTGTTATGTCTGCCGTAACTGCGGGAATAGCTTGGGATGCTCGTAA